The Silene latifolia isolate original U9 population chromosome 4, ASM4854445v1, whole genome shotgun sequence region AGTACCTGATGGAAGTGCTGCCGTCAATGGTGaagaggaggaagtcgatcctttGGATGCTTTTATGAACTCAATGATCTTGCCTGAAGTCGAGAAGCTGAATAACGCTGTGGCTGCTCCAGAACTCACTGTAGTGAATGGCAACCATAAAAAGGATGATAAAAGCACCGGTGAAGTGCCTAAGAAAAAGGACTCGAAGAAACTTCTTGGAAGAATTATGCCTGATGAGGATTCTGACCAAGATTATGAAGATGTGGAGGAAGATGGAAAGAAcacagatgatgaagatgatgatgaattCATGAAAAGGGTGAAGAAAACAAAAGCCGAGAAATTAGCTgtggttgatcattcaaagattGATTATATTGACTTCAGGAAGAACTTTTACATTGAGGTGAAGGAAATTTCAAGGATGACTGCTGAGGAGGTTGTTGCTTACAGGAAGGAGCTTGAGTTGAAGGTTCACGGAAAAGATGTACCAAAACCAATAAAAACATGGCACCAGACGGGACTAACAACAAAAGTGCTGGATGTGATCAGAAAACAGAACTTCGAGAAGCCAATGGCAATCCAAACTCAGGCTTTGCCAGTAATCATGAGTGGTCGAGACTGCATTGGTATTGCGAAGACTGGCTCTGGAAAGACCTTGGCTTTCGTGTTGCCAATGCTGAGGCACATTAAGGATCAGCCACCTTTGATGTCTGGGGATGGTCCCATTGCGCTTATTATGGCCCCTACGCGAGAGTTGGTCCAGCAAATTTACAGTGACATTAGGAAATTTACCAAAGTAATGAACATGACTTGTGTTCCTGTGTATGGCGGCTCTGGTGTTGCCCAACAAATAGGTGAACTGAAAAAGGGGGCTGAAATTGTGGTATGCACTCCTGGAAGAATGATAGATATTCTTTGTACCAGCAGCGGAAAAATCACAAATCTTCGACGAGTTACTTATTTGGTCATGGATGAAGCTGACAGAATGTTTGACATGGGTTTTGAGCCTCAGATAACACGCATTGTCCAGAATATACGACCAGATCGTCAAACTGTACTTTTCTCTGCTACCTTCCCCCGTCAAGTGGAAGTTTTGGCAAAGAAAGTACTTAATAAACCAGTAGAGATCCAGGTCGGTGGCAGGAGTGTGGTCAATAAGGACATAACCCAGATGGTAGAAGTGAGACCTGAAAATGATAGGTACCTAAGACTGTTGGAAATACTTGGGGAGTGGTATGAGAAGGGGAAGATTTTGATCTTTGTCCACACGCAAGACAAGTGTGACACTTTATTCCGGAGTCTACTCAAGAGCGGTTATCCTTGCCTTTCCCTACATGGGGCAAAGGATCAAGGGGATCGCGAATCCACCCTTGCCGATTTCAAGAGTAATGTGTGCAATTTGTTGGTTGCAACTAGTATAGCTGCTAGAGGTCTAGATGTGAAAGAACTTGAGATAGTAATTAATTATGATGTCCCTAATCACTATGAGGATTATGTTCATCGTGTTGGCCGAACAGGTCGTGCTGGTCGTAAGGGCCATGCTGTTACTTTTATATCTGAAGATGAGGCTAGATATGCTCCTGATCTCATGAAAGCCTTGCTACTTTCTGAGCAGCCTATTCCCGATGATTTGAAAGCTCTAGCAGATGGGTTCATGGCTAAGGTGAAACAGGGACTCGAGCAAGCCCATGGAACCGGCTATGGTGGAAGTGGGTTCAAGTTCGATGAGCAGGAGGATGAAGCTAGAAAAGCTGCGAAGAGAGCACAGGCAAAGGAGTACGGGTTTGAGGTCGATAAGTCCGATtctgaggatgaagatgatgaggttCGGAAGAGGACAGATGTCACAGTACCTAACCCTACTCCAGCGGGTCAAGAAGCGGGTCCTTCGGTGGCAGGAACAAGTCATGTGCCCGAGTTCATCTTGACGAAATTGCAGCAAAACTTGGCTAAGCTCCAACAAGATGCCATGGGTGAGCACTACGAGGCTGAACTTGAGATCAACGAGTTCCCTCAGAATGCTCGGTGGAAGGTGACACACAAGGAGACTTTGGGACCAATCTCTGATTGGACGGGTGCCTCCATCACGACAAGGGGACAATTTTTCCCGCCTGGAAAGATTCCGGCCCCAGGAGAGCGAAAACTCTACCTGTTTATTGAAGGGCGGTCAGAGCATTCTGTAAAAACAGCCAAAGCTGAACTGAAAAGGGTATTGGAGGATATCACATCACAAGCCATCTCTCTTCCTGGCGGTACACAACCAGGCAGGTATTCCATTGTCTGAACAACGAGTGTTCTGTATAACCGTTTTTAGAAGAAAGTGAACCATCATAGTTGTTTGCTGTAGTTTGTTTACTCATTTTTTTGTTCAAATCTTGCATTACAATTTTGGTGCCTCTTTTTTGTAATGCATTGTTATGAAATGCGAGACTGATTATATTTGACTCCTAATCGCTATTTGGTATGTGTGTTTGTCGACTTCTTGTTGCAAGCAACTAGATGGAAACAGTTCATTCACAGTATATGTAAAGCTGGGGGTTGTTTTCTTTAACTTTTGCTCCCGACTGTTTTCTGGGTTTAAGTGTTTTCTGCAATAAGATGCGATTCCTGCATTTATGTGCTAGAATTCAGAGAGATTTGGTAGGAAAGTGGAAGAGAGtttcttgcttttttttttttgtcatttcgAATCTAGAGTTGGCAAGCGAGTTGTCAGGTCTTGGGCAGATTATTTTGCCTTGTTCGGTTATCAAATGTGGCGGCCTGGGCGGTATTAGGTTTAGTTGAATCCTATGATTGATCAAGCATGGAAGCCTGTAAATTGCGCAATTAATGGAGTTTTAGCTTGTACTCCAGCGTGATTTGTATTTGATGATGTTTGTAGCACAAGTGTTTATAGGTATGAAACGTAGCGTAAGACTAGTACAATTGGAAGGGAGATTTGAATGTTCGACATATCATGCGCATGCCTTCAGATTACGTCCGTTGTGCAATGTGCCCGACCAATAAAGATGGATACGGCCATATAGGATACAAAACAGCCAAACACAAACGAAGTGATTTACAGAACCAACCATCAAACAAATTCATTTTTCTATCACAGTAAAATCAGTCCTAATAACAATTTAAATTAGCGTGTTTGACAGTCGACATTTTCCTTAGAATTGTACTATCGCAGCTGTAATCCCCAACCACCCATAAGGCCATAAGGAAAAGCAGAAGGAATTACAGAATTTAAGTATGGGATATATCATATATGCGCCTTAAACAGGAACCCGACATGACAATAGCCTTAGCAAATGCGAATAACGACTCTTCTCCAAATTTTGATGAAAATATATTCTTTCAAATATACATATCAACACGAACACATATCCAACTCGTAAAAGAAAACAAATGACATCGACCCTAAAACACGACAGAAATCAATGTCAAACAAGTTAAATTAACCCGAATCCATGAAATTCATACATAGAGAGCCTAGAGGCCTAATACAAGTTCATCTTCCCATGCAATCCTCCTCTACCAAGGGAAATGCATTTTTTTTAATCtccaatttatatttatatgatTTAATCATTTAGAAGAATAATTAtgacaaattaatc contains the following coding sequences:
- the LOC141652580 gene encoding DEAD-box ATP-dependent RNA helicase 45; the protein is MGDSKDVKSKSSKEDSKRSRHEKERDRDGEKDRRRDREKAKDKDRDVESRRSERERSVDDKRKEKDRDRETEKSRDKTKDRKREDREKEKEKEKEKAREKEREERERKREKEREREREREREREKEKERERAREKEREREKERERERRERERERREREREKEREDREKEKERARRRREAETDDSDDERRNRDKKRRRRDDDHKEKDVEKSRSHRHREDSVDSLKKKGDSEPDKVQEKAGTTEHDMEEEQRRLDDEMEKRRRRVEEWRELKKKKEEDVRKQLGVENAEQPKAGKNWTLEGESDDEEATPEEKNGTDMDVDGAPKLSTEDGDSMAVDSENGNAVPDGSAAVNGEEEEVDPLDAFMNSMILPEVEKLNNAVAAPELTVVNGNHKKDDKSTGEVPKKKDSKKLLGRIMPDEDSDQDYEDVEEDGKNTDDEDDDEFMKRVKKTKAEKLAVVDHSKIDYIDFRKNFYIEVKEISRMTAEEVVAYRKELELKVHGKDVPKPIKTWHQTGLTTKVLDVIRKQNFEKPMAIQTQALPVIMSGRDCIGIAKTGSGKTLAFVLPMLRHIKDQPPLMSGDGPIALIMAPTRELVQQIYSDIRKFTKVMNMTCVPVYGGSGVAQQIGELKKGAEIVVCTPGRMIDILCTSSGKITNLRRVTYLVMDEADRMFDMGFEPQITRIVQNIRPDRQTVLFSATFPRQVEVLAKKVLNKPVEIQVGGRSVVNKDITQMVEVRPENDRYLRLLEILGEWYEKGKILIFVHTQDKCDTLFRSLLKSGYPCLSLHGAKDQGDRESTLADFKSNVCNLLVATSIAARGLDVKELEIVINYDVPNHYEDYVHRVGRTGRAGRKGHAVTFISEDEARYAPDLMKALLLSEQPIPDDLKALADGFMAKVKQGLEQAHGTGYGGSGFKFDEQEDEARKAAKRAQAKEYGFEVDKSDSEDEDDEVRKRTDVTVPNPTPAGQEAGPSVAGTSHVPEFILTKLQQNLAKLQQDAMGEHYEAELEINEFPQNARWKVTHKETLGPISDWTGASITTRGQFFPPGKIPAPGERKLYLFIEGRSEHSVKTAKAELKRVLEDITSQAISLPGGTQPGRYSIV